In Phenylobacterium zucineum HLK1, one DNA window encodes the following:
- a CDS encoding DUF885 domain-containing protein yields MRRLVPVLAAVLSIHAAPALADDSAVSRLVADYEAWWLADDPFTAGRLGDAAALARLPDVTPAADARRKAALEGFRARLAATPDAGLSDEAKLNRDLLRWTVESQLSRLSFDEARMPLSSDGGFYDTLDYFGSTTRIRGREDAEAWIARLEGAPGLWRDHLANARRGVKTGFTQPRGTVEAVIKQLRDRQAVPLDDDPLLKPLARLPDTIAPADQAALRARARAAVERLAPVRQEILAFVEGEYLPAARKGLGARALPNGEAYYRFVVRDHTTTELTPDQIHEIGRSEVARIRARMEAAMKEAGWEGDLAGFLAMLRKEPGFYAESRQDLLEKASEIAKRIDDQLPAWFATLPRLPYGVRPVPREIEAAYTTGRYFQGSPELGVAGGYMVNTYALDQRPLYELPALTAHEAVPGHHLQIALSQELEGVPAFRREAGYSAFVEGWGLYSEKVAGEMGIYRTPYERFGQLSYEMWRACRLVADTGLHWKGWSVDQAKACFLENTALSPLNIDVEVARYVSWPGQALAYKVGELTYVRLRDKAKAALGERFDIRRFHDAVLLAGPLPMNVLEARVDAWIAAQKPAA; encoded by the coding sequence ATGCGCCGCCTTGTCCCGGTCCTGGCCGCCGTCCTGTCGATCCATGCCGCCCCGGCCCTCGCCGACGATTCGGCCGTCAGCCGGCTGGTGGCGGACTACGAGGCCTGGTGGCTGGCCGACGATCCGTTCACCGCCGGCCGGCTGGGAGACGCGGCCGCCCTCGCGCGGCTGCCCGACGTCACGCCCGCCGCGGACGCCCGCCGCAAGGCGGCGCTGGAAGGCTTCCGCGCGCGGCTCGCCGCCACGCCCGACGCCGGCCTGTCCGACGAGGCGAAGCTGAACCGCGACCTCCTGCGCTGGACCGTCGAGAGCCAGCTTTCCCGCCTGTCGTTCGACGAAGCCCGCATGCCGCTCTCCAGCGACGGCGGCTTCTACGACACCCTCGACTACTTCGGCTCCACGACGCGCATCCGCGGCCGCGAGGACGCCGAGGCCTGGATCGCCCGGCTGGAGGGCGCGCCCGGGCTGTGGCGCGACCACCTGGCCAACGCCCGCCGCGGCGTGAAGACCGGCTTCACCCAGCCGCGCGGCACGGTCGAGGCGGTGATCAAGCAGCTGCGCGACCGGCAGGCCGTGCCGCTGGACGACGATCCGCTGCTGAAGCCCCTGGCGCGGCTGCCCGACACCATCGCCCCCGCCGACCAGGCCGCCCTGCGCGCCCGGGCCAGGGCCGCCGTGGAGCGCCTGGCGCCCGTCCGGCAGGAGATCCTGGCCTTCGTCGAGGGAGAGTACCTGCCGGCGGCCCGCAAGGGCCTGGGCGCTCGCGCCCTGCCGAACGGCGAGGCCTACTACCGCTTCGTGGTGCGCGACCACACGACCACCGAACTCACGCCCGACCAGATCCACGAGATCGGCCGCTCCGAGGTCGCGCGCATCCGCGCCCGCATGGAGGCGGCGATGAAGGAGGCCGGATGGGAGGGCGACCTCGCGGGCTTCCTCGCCATGCTGCGCAAGGAGCCCGGCTTCTACGCCGAGAGCCGCCAGGACCTGCTGGAGAAGGCCTCCGAGATCGCCAAGCGCATCGACGACCAGCTCCCCGCCTGGTTCGCCACCCTGCCGCGCCTGCCCTACGGCGTGCGCCCTGTGCCCAGGGAGATCGAGGCCGCCTACACCACCGGCCGGTATTTCCAGGGCAGCCCCGAGCTGGGCGTCGCCGGCGGCTACATGGTCAACACCTACGCGCTCGACCAGCGGCCGCTCTACGAGCTGCCGGCGCTCACCGCGCACGAGGCGGTCCCCGGCCACCACCTGCAGATCGCCCTGTCGCAGGAGCTGGAGGGCGTCCCCGCCTTCCGCCGCGAGGCCGGCTATTCCGCCTTCGTCGAGGGCTGGGGGCTCTATTCCGAGAAGGTCGCCGGCGAGATGGGCATCTACCGCACGCCCTACGAGCGGTTCGGCCAGCTCAGCTACGAGATGTGGCGCGCCTGCCGCCTGGTGGCCGACACCGGCCTCCACTGGAAGGGCTGGAGCGTCGATCAGGCCAAGGCCTGTTTCCTCGAGAACACCGCCCTGTCGCCGCTGAACATCGACGTGGAAGTGGCCCGCTACGTCTCCTGGCCGGGCCAGGCGCTGGCCTACAAGGTGGGCGAGCTGACCTACGTGCGGCTGCGCGACAAGGCGAAGGCCGCGCTGGGCGAGCGGTTCGACATCCGCCGCTTCCACGACGCGGTGCTGCTGGCCGGTCCGCTGCCGATGAATGTGCTGGAGGCCCGCGTGGACGCCTGGATCGCGGCGCAGAAACCGGCTGCGTGA
- a CDS encoding amino acid permease, producing the protein MSFATRRKPLAASQSHEGAHALKRTLSWPHLVALGVGAIVGTGILTLTGVGAGLAGPGVILSFVIAGAICACAALAYAEMATLMPAAGSAYTYSYGVLGELLAWIVGWSLILEYTVVCSAVSVGWSAYAVGFLQNQLGVALPDALVAGPHAGGIVNLPAVFIALAVTGLLLAGTRESANVNFLLVVLKLLALAVFVAVAGMAFNADNFQPFMPYGFAATEGADGTRVGVMAAAAIIFFAFYGFDAISTAAEETKNPGRDLTIGIVGSMLICTAIYMVVAATALGAMPAAELAKSEEPLALVLRALGQPLAAGMMAATAFVALPTVIMAFMFGQSRIFFAMARDGLLPTGLAKVSDRGVPVFVTIFTGLVAAAIAGAFPLGEIAALANAGTLAAFVATAACMMILRVRAPELKRPFRTPLWWLVGAAAILGCIWLFTSLPLGTMVRFLIWNVIGVLVYLAYGRTKSRLALSSPAA; encoded by the coding sequence ATGAGCTTCGCCACCCGCCGCAAGCCGCTTGCGGCCTCGCAGTCTCACGAGGGCGCGCATGCGCTGAAGCGCACGCTGAGCTGGCCTCACCTCGTGGCCCTGGGGGTCGGCGCGATCGTCGGGACCGGCATCCTCACGCTGACGGGCGTCGGTGCGGGCCTGGCCGGCCCCGGCGTCATCCTGTCGTTCGTCATCGCCGGCGCGATCTGCGCCTGCGCCGCCCTGGCCTACGCCGAGATGGCCACGCTGATGCCGGCGGCCGGCAGCGCCTACACCTATTCGTACGGCGTCCTGGGCGAGCTGCTCGCCTGGATCGTCGGCTGGAGCCTCATTCTCGAATACACCGTGGTGTGCAGCGCGGTGTCGGTCGGCTGGAGCGCCTACGCCGTGGGGTTCCTGCAGAACCAGCTCGGGGTCGCGCTGCCCGACGCCCTGGTGGCCGGGCCGCACGCGGGCGGGATCGTCAACCTGCCGGCGGTGTTCATCGCGCTCGCGGTCACCGGTCTGCTGCTGGCGGGCACCCGCGAGAGCGCCAACGTCAACTTCCTCCTGGTGGTGCTGAAGCTTCTGGCGCTGGCGGTGTTCGTCGCTGTGGCGGGGATGGCGTTCAACGCCGACAACTTCCAGCCCTTCATGCCCTACGGGTTCGCGGCCACCGAGGGCGCGGACGGCACGCGGGTCGGCGTCATGGCCGCCGCGGCGATCATCTTCTTCGCCTTCTATGGCTTCGACGCCATCTCGACGGCGGCCGAGGAGACCAAGAACCCTGGCCGGGACCTGACCATCGGCATCGTCGGCTCGATGCTGATCTGCACCGCGATCTACATGGTCGTCGCGGCCACGGCCCTGGGCGCGATGCCCGCCGCCGAGCTGGCCAAGAGCGAGGAGCCGCTGGCGCTGGTGCTGCGCGCGCTCGGCCAGCCGCTGGCCGCCGGCATGATGGCGGCCACGGCCTTCGTGGCCCTGCCGACCGTCATCATGGCCTTCATGTTCGGCCAGAGCCGGATCTTCTTCGCCATGGCTCGCGACGGCCTGCTGCCGACCGGCCTCGCCAAGGTGAGCGACCGGGGCGTGCCCGTGTTCGTGACCATCTTCACCGGCCTGGTCGCGGCGGCCATCGCCGGCGCCTTCCCGCTGGGCGAGATCGCCGCCCTGGCCAACGCAGGGACGCTCGCGGCCTTCGTGGCGACGGCCGCCTGCATGATGATCCTCAGGGTCCGGGCGCCCGAGCTGAAGCGGCCGTTCCGCACGCCGCTGTGGTGGCTGGTCGGCGCCGCGGCGATCCTGGGGTGCATCTGGCTGTTCACCAGCCTGCCCCTCGGCACGATGGTTCGGTTCCTGATCTGGAACGTGATCGGCGTCCTGGTCTACCTGGCGTACGGGCGGACCAAGAGCCGGCTGGCGCTCTCCTCTCCCGCCGCGTAG